Part of the Streptomyces sp. NBC_01353 genome, CGGCACGGAGACCGTGCCCGGCAGGAACCAGGCGGTCGCGGAGCGATGGCTCGACTCGCTGGAGAAGGCCGTGGCGGGGCGCAAGGTCGTCGCCCTGCCGTTCGCCGACCCGGACATCGCCTCCCTCGCCCACCGGGGCAAGGACGTCCCCGGTTCCGTGAGCCATCTCCAGCCCGCGACGGAGCTGGCCGGGTCGACCGTGGAGACCATCCTCCATGTGAAGCCGTCCACCGACTTCTCCTGGCCCGTCGACGGAGCGGTCGACCCCTCGATCATGGATGTCGCGACCTCGGCCGGTGCCCGCAAGGTCATCGCCCGATCGGACAGCTTCCGGGACGACCTCCCGTACACCCCGACGGCGGCGCGGCCCATCGGCGGCGGCACCACCGCCGTCGTCAGCGACGCGTATCTGTCGACGGCGTTCGAGGGCGACATGCTCCCCGCCGGGAACTCCACGCTCGCAGTCCAGGAGTTCCTGGCCCAGTCGCTCGCGGTGACCCTGGAACAGCCCGAACTGCAGCGCAGCATCGTGGTCGCTCCCCAGCGGATGCCGACCACGGCCCAGGCGCAGACCATGGCGAGCGCGCTGCGCGGCCTGTCGGCCCAGCGCTGGACCCAGGCTCAGGACCTGATCGCCGCCTCCGCGGTGAAGCCGGACCCGGACGCGAACACCAAGGTGCCCAGCGCCTCCCGCTACCCGCAGGCTCTGCGCAAGCAGGAACTGCCGGTGCAGGCCTTCCGCGAGATGCAGGACACTCGCGGAGCGCTCGACGACTTCAAGGTCATCCTGACCCAGCCGGACCGTGTGGTGACGCCGTTCGGCAACGCGATCAGCCGCGAGATGTCCACGTCCTGGCGCGGACAGGCGCCTGCGGCGTCGCTCTACCGGATCACGGTGCAGGAGTACCTGAAGACCCTCTCCAAGGGGGTTCAACTGATCAGCAAGTCGGACCTCACGCTCTCCGGCCGCAGCGCCACCATCCCGGTGACGGTCCAGAACAAGCTGCTGCAGGGTGTGGACCATCTGGTGCTGCGGCTGACCTCCAGCAACAAGACCCGTCTGAAGCTCAACGGTGATGCTGTCGCCGAACTGCCCGTCAAGATCGACGGCGGGCACAGCCAGTCGGTGAAGTTCACCGCCTCGGCCAACGCCAACGGCCCGGTGCCGATGACAGCGCAGCTGTTCACCGAGGACGGCACGCCGTACGGACAGCCGATGAACTTCACGGTGAAGGTCTCCGAGATCACTCCGACCGTGATGCTCGTCATCGCCGGCGGTGTCCTGCTCCTGGTCCTCGCCGGCGCGCGGATGTACACGCAGCGCAAGCGCGCGGCGGCCAGGAACGCCGAAGCGGAGGCCGCGGAGGACAACGATCCCGAGCAGCCGAGTGACCCGACACCGGACACCGGTCCCGAAAGCGGCGACCCGTCGGGCCCGGGTGAGAAAGTGGACCGTTGAGCGATGTCGTGGCCGGTCGGCCGGGGACGATGAGGTGGGGTAACCATGAACGCGCCGTACGACGGTGACCGCGGCCAGGGCGCGGGCGGCACCGAGCCGTCCGGTGGAACGCCCGCGGCGACCCCGGGACCCGGCCAGACGCCGGCCCCGTCGCCGCAGCAGCCCACCCCGGACCCGTACGCCCAGAACCAGTACGCCCAGGACCCCTACGTCCAGGACGCGTACACCCACGATCCCTACCGGGCGCAGGATCTGTCCGCACAGGACCCGGTGACCGAGGCGCTCTACGACCGCGCCGCTCACCCTCCGCCGCCGCCTGGCACGTACCAGGAGCCTCAGCCGCTTTACCAGCAGCCGGCCGCTCCGCAGCACGCCCCGGATCCTCGGGTCTGGGCACAGACCCCGGCGCCCGAGCCGGACGGCCCCTCGCGCCATCTGCCGTACGGCGACGACCCCCGCACGGTCCAGTTCACCGGAGTGGACGACCTGGTGACCCGGGCCGGTGACGAGAAGCCCGAGCCGGACGCCTTCGCGCACCTCTACCGGGACCAGCAGACCCCTGGTCAGGTGCCCCCGCCCGCTCCGGAGCCGAACCCGATGCCCGCCCCCGCCCCGAAGAAGTCCGGCCGCGCCTCCGGGCTGCTGAAGTCGAGCGCGGTGATGGCGGCCGGCACGCTGGTCTCCCGCCTCACCGGCTTCGTCCGCAGCCTGGTCATCACGGGCGCGCTGGGCGCCGCCCTGCTCGGTGACACCTTCACCATCGCGTACACCCTGCCGACGATGATCTACATCCTGACGGTCGGTGGCGGTCTCAACTCGGTGTTCGTGCCGCAGCTGGTCCGCTCGATGAAGAACGACGAGGACGGCGGCGAGGCCTACGCCAACCGGCTGCTGACGCTGGTCATGGTGGCGCTCGGCGCGATCGTGGTCGTCGCCGTCTTCGCGGCGCCCCTGCTGATCCGGCTGATGTCGAACACCATCGCCGACGACGTGGCCGCGAACAGCGTGGCCGTCACCTTCGCCCGCTACTGCCTGCCCACGATCTTCTTCATGGGTGTGCATGTGGTGATGGGTCAGATCCTCAACGCCCGTGGCAAGTTCGGCGCGATGATGTGGACTCCGGTCCTCAACAACATCGTCATGATCGTCACGTTCGGTCTGTTCATCTGGGTCTACGGCACTTCCGGCGAGTCCCAGATGGGCGTCCAGACCATCCCGGACGACGGCATCCGCCTGCTGGGCATCGGCACCCTGCTCGGCCTGGTCGTCCAGGCCCTGGCGATGATTCCCTACCTCCGCGAGACGGGCTTCCGGTTCCGGCCCCGCTTCGACTGGAAGGGCCACGGCCTCGGCAAGACGGTCAAACTGGCCAAGTGGACCGTGCTGTTCGTGCTGGCCAACCAGGCCGGTGTCCTGGTCGTGACCCAGCTCGCCACCGCGGCCGGCGAGGAGTCCGGCAGGGACGGCGCCGGCTTCCTCGCGTACTCCAATGCCCAGTTGATCTGGGGTATGCCGCAGGCCATCATCACCGTCTCGGTCATGGCGGCGCTGCTGCCCCGCATCTCCCGCGCGGCCCACGACAACGACCCCGGCGCCGTCCGCGACGACATCTCGCAGGGTCTGCGGAACTCCGCCGTCGCGATCGTCCCGGTCTCCTTCGCCTTCCTCGCCCTCGGCGTCCCGATGAGCACCCTGCTCTACGCCTCCAGCGGCATCGAGGCGGCCCAGGGCATGGGCTTCATCCTGATGGCCTTCGGGCTCGGGCTCATCCCGTACTCGGTCCAGTACGTCGTCCTGCGTGGCTTCTACGCCTACGAAGACACCCGGACGCCGTTCTACAACACGGTCATCGTCGCCGCCGTCAACGCGGCTGCCTCGGCTGCCTGTTACTTCGTTCTGCCCGCCCGGTGGGCCGTCGTCGGCATGGCCGCCGCGTACGGTCTGGCCTACGCGGTCGGCGTCGGCGTCGCCTGGCGCCGTCTGCGCAACCGACTGGGCGGCGACCTGGACGGCGCCCACGTGATGCGGACCTACGCCCGCCTCTGCCTCGCCTCGCTGCCCGCCGCGATCGTGGCCGGAGCAGTGGGCTTCGGCCTGCTGCAGGTGGTCGGTGACGGCGCTCTCGGCTCGCTGGTGGCCCTGCTCGTCGGCGGTGCGGTGCTGCTCGGAGTCTTCTTCGTGGCCGCGAAGCGGATGCGGATCGAGGAGCTGAACTCCATGGTCGGTATGGTCCGTGGGCGCCTGGGACGGTAGGTAATCCGGTCCCGCACAACCATCGTCGGCCGCCGCGTGTCGTGCAGAGCGGCCGACTGTGGGCACAATTGGCTTGGCTGTTGGATGTGGCGCAACGGATGGGGAGGCAGGAACGACGGTGGCGGAACGTAGCACGGCTGCCGTCGACGTGGCCGACAACAGCGGAGACGACCCGCTGACCGCCAAGGCGGACAAGGCCGCGACCGACGGGGTGGCGGAAGCGCAGGACCAGGCGGAGAAGTCCGCCGAGGTCACAGAGGACAAAGCCGGTACCCGGCAGAACGGCGAACAGCCCTCCATCGAGACACCCGAACTGCACAGCGGGCACAAGTTGGCCAGGCGTTACCGCCTGGAGGAGTGCGTCACTCGTCTGGACGGTTTCAGCAGTTGGCGTGCCGTCGACGAGAAACTGCGGCGGGCGGTCGGTGTCCATCTGCTGCCGGCCGACCACCCTCGGGCCCGTTCGGTCCTCGCGGCGGCCCGTTCCTCGGCGCTGCTCGGAGACCCCCGGTTCGTCCAGGTCCTCGACGCCGTGGAAGAGAACGATCTCGTGTACGTGGTGCACGAGTGGCTTCCCGACTCCACCGAACTGACGACTCTGCTCGCCGCGGGCCCCCTGGAGCCGCACGACGCCTATCAGCTCGTCAGCCAGGTCTCCCAGGCGATGGCCGCCGCACACCGCGAAGGCCTCGCCCACCTCCGCCTCACCCCGAGCGCCGTGCTGCGCAGCTCCACCGGCCAGTACCGGATCCGCGGCCTGGCCGTGAACGCCGCGCTGCGCGGGATCAGCGCGGAGCGCCCCCAGCGCACCGACACCGAGGCGATCGGCGCCCTGCTGTACGCGGCGCTGACCCAGCGCTGGCCGTACGACAGTGACGCCTACGGCCTCTCCGGGCTCCCCAAGGGCGTGGGCCTGCTGGCCCCCGACCAGGTGCGGGCCGGCGTCCACCGCGGTCTGTCCGAGATCGCCATGCGCGCCCTGGCCAACGACGGGGCCACCGCCTCGCGCCAGGAGCCGCCCTGCACCACCCCGGACGAGCTCGCCAAGGCCGTGGCCGCGATGCCCCGCATCCGCCCGCCGGAGCCCGAGTTCGCCACCCCGCCCGAGTACCAGCGCACCACCTACCAGCAGGGCACGTACGGCCGCCCGCAGCAGCGCCCGGGCGTCGCGGTCACCCAGCCCGTGATGGCACCCCCGGCGCCGCTGGAGAGCCGTACGGGCAGGGCCCTGAAGTGGGCCGTGTCGGCGCTGCTCATCGCCGCGCTCGGACTGGGCAGCTGGCAGATCGCTGACCGGCTGCTGGACCAGAACAAGACCGACGAGCCCCGGGAGACAACCCAGCCGCAGGACACCACGGACGAGAAGGATCCGGCGACGGGCAAGCCCGTCGCGATCGTCAGCGCGCACGACTTCGACCCGCTCGGAAACGGTGCCGAGACACCGAGCGAGATAGACAACCTCTACGACGGCGATCCGTCGACCTCCTGGCAGACGGCCGAGTACTACGGCTACCCGGAGTTCGG contains:
- a CDS encoding DUF6049 family protein, which produces MAEAADIQGTVPSPARRWLRRTASLLAGAPLLAGLLHGATTSAAAAETAGGSRTVDVSLDTLSPSAPVEGDTLTVSGRVTNQSKQAVTEATVDVRVGPRMTSRSQIDAVSGRSGFHPASDPAPLGGSYKVAIPRLAAGLSQEFTLSVPVAKLGLEDGGVYQLGVSLTGQTPAQLGERVLGIERTFLPYQPEAAEKKTQLTYLWPLISSAHVSAETGTDDQQTPVFENDELAAELAPGGRLDHMVTLGKELPVTWVIDPDLLATVDAMTKNYQVKSGTETVPGRNQAVAERWLDSLEKAVAGRKVVALPFADPDIASLAHRGKDVPGSVSHLQPATELAGSTVETILHVKPSTDFSWPVDGAVDPSIMDVATSAGARKVIARSDSFRDDLPYTPTAARPIGGGTTAVVSDAYLSTAFEGDMLPAGNSTLAVQEFLAQSLAVTLEQPELQRSIVVAPQRMPTTAQAQTMASALRGLSAQRWTQAQDLIAASAVKPDPDANTKVPSASRYPQALRKQELPVQAFREMQDTRGALDDFKVILTQPDRVVTPFGNAISREMSTSWRGQAPAASLYRITVQEYLKTLSKGVQLISKSDLTLSGRSATIPVTVQNKLLQGVDHLVLRLTSSNKTRLKLNGDAVAELPVKIDGGHSQSVKFTASANANGPVPMTAQLFTEDGTPYGQPMNFTVKVSEITPTVMLVIAGGVLLLVLAGARMYTQRKRAAARNAEAEAAEDNDPEQPSDPTPDTGPESGDPSGPGEKVDR
- the murJ gene encoding murein biosynthesis integral membrane protein MurJ; this encodes MNAPYDGDRGQGAGGTEPSGGTPAATPGPGQTPAPSPQQPTPDPYAQNQYAQDPYVQDAYTHDPYRAQDLSAQDPVTEALYDRAAHPPPPPGTYQEPQPLYQQPAAPQHAPDPRVWAQTPAPEPDGPSRHLPYGDDPRTVQFTGVDDLVTRAGDEKPEPDAFAHLYRDQQTPGQVPPPAPEPNPMPAPAPKKSGRASGLLKSSAVMAAGTLVSRLTGFVRSLVITGALGAALLGDTFTIAYTLPTMIYILTVGGGLNSVFVPQLVRSMKNDEDGGEAYANRLLTLVMVALGAIVVVAVFAAPLLIRLMSNTIADDVAANSVAVTFARYCLPTIFFMGVHVVMGQILNARGKFGAMMWTPVLNNIVMIVTFGLFIWVYGTSGESQMGVQTIPDDGIRLLGIGTLLGLVVQALAMIPYLRETGFRFRPRFDWKGHGLGKTVKLAKWTVLFVLANQAGVLVVTQLATAAGEESGRDGAGFLAYSNAQLIWGMPQAIITVSVMAALLPRISRAAHDNDPGAVRDDISQGLRNSAVAIVPVSFAFLALGVPMSTLLYASSGIEAAQGMGFILMAFGLGLIPYSVQYVVLRGFYAYEDTRTPFYNTVIVAAVNAAASAACYFVLPARWAVVGMAAAYGLAYAVGVGVAWRRLRNRLGGDLDGAHVMRTYARLCLASLPAAIVAGAVGFGLLQVVGDGALGSLVALLVGGAVLLGVFFVAAKRMRIEELNSMVGMVRGRLGR
- a CDS encoding serine/threonine protein kinase, yielding MAERSTAAVDVADNSGDDPLTAKADKAATDGVAEAQDQAEKSAEVTEDKAGTRQNGEQPSIETPELHSGHKLARRYRLEECVTRLDGFSSWRAVDEKLRRAVGVHLLPADHPRARSVLAAARSSALLGDPRFVQVLDAVEENDLVYVVHEWLPDSTELTTLLAAGPLEPHDAYQLVSQVSQAMAAAHREGLAHLRLTPSAVLRSSTGQYRIRGLAVNAALRGISAERPQRTDTEAIGALLYAALTQRWPYDSDAYGLSGLPKGVGLLAPDQVRAGVHRGLSEIAMRALANDGATASRQEPPCTTPDELAKAVAAMPRIRPPEPEFATPPEYQRTTYQQGTYGRPQQRPGVAVTQPVMAPPAPLESRTGRALKWAVSALLIAALGLGSWQIADRLLDQNKTDEPRETTQPQDTTDEKDPATGKPVAIVSAHDFDPLGNGAETPSEIDNLYDGDPSTSWQTAEYYGYPEFGRLKSGVGVVLDLGSVQQVGKVDVTFLGDTTAELRTAPENASTRPTGPDDYTKITSGSGENVTLAPGKPVKTRYVLVWLTKLPSSDGNFRSKISEIKITS